A single window of Ananas comosus cultivar F153 linkage group 17, ASM154086v1, whole genome shotgun sequence DNA harbors:
- the LOC109722901 gene encoding uncharacterized protein LOC109722901: MEQLNEFRRCNPRIFDGEKADHWVVEKWLMHMEKLFYDTFVDEGYRVWFATHHLDGEGYRWWVDIREDPRTDLSAITWTRFKELLLTTYFPQSVKRQMERDLRNLRQGDRTIAEYEREFFRLLHCVPFVVRDDEDKARIFEVGLRPAIFRLVQASNLSTYREVVNRALIVEKGAEIMKERDVVDQSKGKRPAAESSG; this comes from the coding sequence atggaacaatTGAATGAATTTCGTCGTTGCAACCCTCGTATTTTTGACGGAGAAAAAGCTGAtcattgggtggtcgagaaatggctgatgcacatggagaaactGTTTTATGATACTTTCGTCGATGAGGGATATCgggtttggtttgcgacacaccatCTCGATGGCGAGggttacaggtggtgggtggatatTCGTGAGGATCCTCGTACTGATTTGTCCGCTATTacctggacgaggttcaaggaattaCTGTTGACTACTTATTTTCCTCAGAGTGTAAAAAGGCAAATGGAAAGGGATTTAAGAAACCTGagacagggggacaggacaatagctgagtatgagcgagagttcttCCGATTACTgcattgtgttccttttgtggtccGAGATGATGAGGATAAGGCTCGGATTTTTGAGGTAGGTTTGcggcctgcgattttcagattggtccaggcgtcaaacctttcCACTTACAGGGAAGTAGTGAACCGGGCTTTGATTGTGGAAAAGGGGGCGGAGATTATGAAGGAAAGAGATGTTGTGGATCAGAGTAAAGGAAAAAGGCCagcagctgagagcagtggtTAG
- the LOC109723230 gene encoding uncharacterized protein LOC109723230, translating into MGSSHSSSSSSQGRAATDEEEEEEEDDDKHVSAAAEAEAEAEGRALNHRAKEKVLEQEPEILPCRAAASPLSPQPSAASTPRMLLGPTIKVWDPCNVLLPPLPPPPPAATEVLLISPGECAAALRPDLVGGRWPAAALTARGERQARALAVFLKSQAVRFAAVHCSPLDRARATAAFVCRELDFPEDQIQMSDALIEMSQGQWEGCLRSEIYTPEMINLIEKAQPDFSAPSGESLRQVGFRIIEFLNRTVIRLPEKFSMRDTSVNHNEAKSFSRNSSTNSVQERDGPHWDLVYRLNRPSLQRKKSGKSRLQFVTSGDNETEDESSPREAYIGSPSITIGIFTHAIPIKCLLASLLDCSPTVSHRICVDDSSVTVLEHSLRTGWQIKRLNDTAHLRLL; encoded by the exons ATGGGCTCCTcacactcctcctcctcctcctcccaagGACGCGCCGCCaccgacgaggaggaggaggaggaggaggacgacgacaaGCACgtctcggcggcggcggaggcggaggcggaggcggaggggagGGCCCTCAACCACCGCGCGAAGGAGAAGGTGCTGGAGCAGGAGCCGGAGATCCTCCCCTGCCgtgccgccgcctcgccgctcTCCCCGCAGCCCTCCGCCGCGAGCACCCCACGCATGCTGCTGGGTCCCACCATCAAGGTCTGGGACCCCTGCAACGTCCTCCTGCCGCCCctgccccctccccctcccgcCGCCACCGAGGTGCTCCTCATCAGCCCAGGCGAGTGTGCCGCCGCGCTCCGCCCCGATCTGGTGGGCGGCCGCTGGCCCGCCGCGGCGCTGACCGCGAGGGGGGAGCGGCAGGCCCGGGCCCTCGCCGTCTTCCTCAAGTCCCAGGCCGTCCGGTTCGCCGCCGTCCACTGCTCTCCTCTCGATCGGGCCAGGGCTACCGCCGCCTTCGTTTGCAGG GAACTTGATTTTCCGGAGGATCAAATACAAATGTCAGATGCTTTGATCGAGATGAGTCAGGGCCAGTGGGAAGGGTGCCTTAGATCTGAAATTTACACCCCGGAAATGATCAATTTAATCGAAAAAGCCCAGCCTGATTTCTCTGCCCCCTCAGGAGAATCACTTCGGCAGGTAGGGTTTCGTATTATTGAGTTCCTCAATAGAACAGTCATAAGATTACCTGAAAAGTTTTCTATGAGAGATACATCAGTGAATCACAATGAGGCCAAGAGTTTCTCTCGAAACAGCTCGACTAATTCAGTTCAAGAACGGGACGGCCCTCACTGGGATTTGGTTTACCGGCTTAATAGACCTAGTCTACAAAGGAAAAAATCAGGAAAGAGTAGGCTTCAGTTTGTGACTTCAGGTGACAATGAGACCGAAGACGAGTCCTCTCCTAGAGAGGCATATATTGGAAGCCCTAGCATTACAATTGGGATATTTACTCATGCAATACCGATTAAATGCCTTCTTGCCAGCCTTTTAGATTGCAGTCCTACGGTTTCTCACAGAATTTGTGTAGATGATTCTTCTGTTACAGTCCTGGAACACTCGCTGAGAACAGGGTGGCAGATCAAGAGGTTAAATGATACGGCACATCTTAGGCTTCTTTAG